A stretch of the Conger conger chromosome 3, fConCon1.1, whole genome shotgun sequence genome encodes the following:
- the fdx1 gene encoding adrenodoxin: MSVALATRRLRSISKTFIRSLSAVSAHNSLKTASTRHRVEACVRSRQFCCYTRALRSENKVTVSFINRDGEKVTVKGSPGDSLLDVVIEQDLDIDGFGACEGTLACSTCHLIFDEDVFNQLGPITDEEMDMLDLAYGLTDTSRLGCQVCLTKSLEGITVRVPESVADMRESDFGTTSSSS, translated from the exons ATGTCTGTCGCACTGGCAACACGCAGACTTCGTTCAATTTCAAAGACTTTTATACGATCGCTGTCTGCCGTTTCAGCGCATAATTCACTGAAGACTGCTTCAACAAGGCACAGAGTCGAGGCCTGTGTTCGTAGCCGACAGTTCTGCTGTTATACCCGGGCACTCAG atcTGAAAACAAGGTTACTGTCAGTTTCATCAATCGCGATGGAGAAAAGGTGACTGTGAAGGGCTCCCCCGGTGACAGTCTTCTCGATGTCGTCATCGAACAGGACCTAGACATCGATGGATTTG GTGCCTGTGAGGGCACTCTGGCCTGCTCCACCTGCCACCTGATCTTTGATGAAGATGTCTTCAATCAACTGGGACCAATCACAGACGAGGAGATGGACATGCTGGACCTGGCCTACGGACTGACGGACAC GTCTCGCCTGGGTTGCCAGGTCTGCCTGACCAAATCCCTGGAGGGTATTACCGTGCGCGTTCCGGAAAGCGTGGCGGACATGAGGGAGTCTGATTTTGGCACCACTAGCTCCTCCTCCTAG